One genomic window of Clostridioides sp. ES-S-0054-01 includes the following:
- a CDS encoding type II toxin-antitoxin system PemK/MazF family toxin, with product MKGRLPKVSTNCEIKRGDLYYADLSPVVGSEQGGVRPVLIIQNDVGNKYSPTVIVSAITSQINKAKLPTHVEISSNEYGLNKDSVILLEQIRTIDKKRLREKIGCLDENMMIKVDDGLQISLGLFTF from the coding sequence ATGAAGGGAAGATTGCCCAAGGTGAGTACTAATTGTGAAATAAAGCGTGGTGATTTATATTACGCTGATTTAAGTCCAGTTGTTGGTTCAGAGCAGGGAGGCGTTAGACCTGTTCTGATAATACAAAATGATGTAGGTAATAAATATAGTCCTACAGTTATAGTATCAGCTATAACATCTCAGATTAATAAAGCCAAATTACCTACTCATGTAGAGATAAGTTCCAATGAATATGGGCTTAATAAAGACTCAGTAATTCTTTTAGAACAAATTAGAACCATTGATAAAAAGAGACTGAGGGAAAAAATTGGTTGTCTAGATGAAAATATGATGATAAAAGTAGATGATGGACTTCAAATAAGTTTAGGATTGTTTACTTTCTAA
- a CDS encoding F0F1 ATP synthase subunit alpha, with amino-acid sequence MNLKPEEISSIIKQQIKNYENKVELTDTGSVLTVGDGIASVYGLEKAMSGELLEFPGEIYGMALNLEEEVVGAVILGDDSGIKEGDIVKRTGRIVEVPVGEALIGRVVNALGQPIDGKGPIAYTKTRPVESEAPGIIDRRSVYEPLQTGIKSIDSMIPIGRGQRELIIGDRQTGKTSIVIDTILNQKGKDVICIYVAIGQKRSTIAQLVSSLEKGGALDYTIVVSATASESAPLQYIAPYAGAAMGEEFMYNGKHVLIVYDDLSKQAVAYREMSLLLRRPPGREAYPGDVFYLHSRLLERAAKLSDELGGGSMTALPIIETQAGDVSAYIPTNVISITDGQIYLQPELFYSGVRPAVDPGISVSRVGGSAQIKAMKKVAGTLKLAYSQYRELAAFSQFGSDLDEDTKKRLAQGERIVEILKQGEHQPIKVENQVMIIYAVINNHLEDIPIDNIARFESELYAFVDNNYPEISRKILSGEDFTHDLTDAINEFKEKFVVEV; translated from the coding sequence ATGAACTTAAAACCTGAAGAAATAAGTTCTATAATTAAACAGCAAATAAAAAATTATGAGAATAAAGTTGAGTTGACAGATACAGGTAGTGTTTTAACAGTTGGGGATGGTATAGCGAGTGTATATGGATTAGAAAAAGCTATGTCTGGTGAGTTATTAGAGTTCCCAGGTGAAATATATGGTATGGCACTTAACTTAGAAGAAGAAGTAGTTGGAGCTGTTATACTTGGAGATGACAGTGGAATAAAAGAAGGCGATATAGTTAAGAGAACTGGAAGAATAGTTGAAGTTCCAGTTGGAGAAGCTTTAATAGGTAGAGTTGTAAACGCTCTAGGTCAACCAATAGATGGAAAAGGACCTATAGCATATACAAAAACTAGACCAGTTGAATCTGAAGCACCTGGTATAATAGATAGAAGGTCTGTTTATGAACCATTACAAACAGGAATCAAATCAATAGATTCAATGATACCAATTGGTAGAGGTCAAAGAGAACTAATAATAGGTGACAGACAAACTGGTAAAACATCTATAGTTATTGACACTATATTAAATCAAAAAGGAAAAGATGTTATCTGTATATATGTAGCAATTGGGCAAAAACGTTCTACTATAGCTCAATTAGTTAGCTCTTTAGAAAAAGGTGGAGCTTTAGATTATACAATAGTAGTTTCAGCAACAGCATCTGAATCAGCACCACTTCAATATATAGCACCATATGCTGGTGCAGCTATGGGTGAAGAATTTATGTACAATGGAAAACATGTACTTATAGTGTATGATGATTTAAGCAAACAAGCCGTTGCATATAGAGAAATGTCATTGTTACTTAGAAGACCACCAGGACGTGAGGCATATCCTGGAGATGTATTCTATTTACATTCAAGATTACTTGAGAGAGCAGCTAAGTTATCTGATGAATTGGGTGGAGGTTCAATGACTGCTTTACCTATAATAGAAACTCAAGCTGGTGACGTTTCAGCGTATATACCAACCAATGTTATATCTATAACAGATGGTCAAATATACTTACAACCAGAGTTATTCTATTCAGGTGTAAGACCAGCAGTTGACCCTGGTATATCAGTATCAAGGGTTGGTGGTTCTGCGCAAATTAAAGCAATGAAAAAAGTTGCAGGTACATTAAAACTTGCATATTCACAATATAGAGAACTTGCAGCATTCTCACAATTTGGTTCTGACTTAGATGAAGATACTAAAAAGAGGCTTGCTCAAGGTGAAAGAATTGTTGAGATATTAAAACAAGGTGAGCATCAACCAATAAAAGTTGAAAATCAAGTTATGATAATATATGCTGTTATAAATAATCATCTAGAGGACATTCCAATAGATAATATAGCTAGATTTGAATCAGAATTGTATGCATTTGTAGATAATAATTATCCAGAAATATCAAGAAAAATATTAAGTGGAGAGGACTTCACTCATGATTTAACAGATGCAATAAATGAATTTAAAGAAAAGTTTGTTGTTGAAGTATAA
- a CDS encoding F0F1 ATP synthase subunit delta, which produces MINVIANRYAEALFQLGEEENSTDVLFKELEKVVDMMTKVSKDFYKVLKSPLVSKSEKKNLVEIIFSNEVNSNIKNFLKVLVDKDRISYLEDIELAYKELLNKKNNIIAGVAISAIPMSETDIKELEVKLSNKYNKNVTIENVVDKTILGGVLVRIGNEQIDGTVKTRLDKMKEKLSEVIS; this is translated from the coding sequence ATGATAAATGTAATAGCAAATAGATATGCAGAAGCCCTATTTCAATTAGGAGAAGAAGAAAATTCGACTGACGTCTTATTCAAAGAGCTAGAAAAAGTAGTAGATATGATGACTAAAGTTAGTAAAGATTTCTACAAAGTTTTAAAATCACCATTAGTTTCAAAATCAGAAAAGAAAAACTTGGTAGAAATTATTTTTAGTAATGAAGTAAATTCTAACATAAAAAACTTTTTAAAAGTTCTAGTGGATAAGGATAGAATATCATATTTAGAAGATATCGAATTAGCTTATAAAGAATTATTAAATAAGAAAAATAACATAATTGCTGGTGTAGCAATAAGTGCTATTCCAATGAGTGAAACAGATATTAAAGAACTTGAAGTCAAACTTTCAAATAAATACAACAAAAATGTTACTATAGAAAATGTTGTTGACAAGACTATACTAGGGGGAGTCCTAGTTAGAATTGGAAATGAACAGATAGATGGCACTGTAAAAACTCGTCTGGATAAGATGAAAGAAAAGCTATCTGAAGTAATATCTTAA
- a CDS encoding holo-ACP synthase, with protein MNIFEIGVDIIEIDRVRKALEKNNRFLEKIFTDREIEYFNSKNFKAESIAGNFAAKEAISKSMGTGIRVFNFKDIEVLRNEMGKPIVKTYNNLAKMCIDYNVLEIKVSISHSKDYAIANAITIIKD; from the coding sequence ATGAATATATTTGAAATTGGTGTAGACATAATTGAAATTGACAGAGTAAGAAAAGCCTTAGAGAAAAATAATAGGTTTTTGGAGAAGATATTTACAGATAGAGAAATAGAGTATTTTAACTCTAAGAATTTTAAAGCAGAAAGTATAGCAGGTAATTTCGCAGCTAAGGAAGCTATAAGTAAATCTATGGGTACAGGGATTAGAGTGTTTAACTTTAAAGATATAGAAGTTCTCAGAAATGAAATGGGAAAACCAATAGTAAAAACTTATAATAATCTAGCAAAAATGTGCATAGATTATAATGTTTTAGAAATAAAAGTTTCAATATCACATTCAAAAGATTATGCTATAGCAAATGCGATAACCATAATTAAGGACTAA
- a CDS encoding ribbon-helix-helix protein, CopG family has translation MYDKSKEKIEVTLPDSLISEVDSIVQMENSNREDFAKAAFQFYITQKKRIHIKESMKTGYREMGQINLSLAELGMTVEEVSSDDKNEGKIAQGEY, from the coding sequence GTGTACGATAAGAGTAAAGAAAAAATAGAAGTTACTTTACCAGACTCTCTGATTTCTGAAGTTGATAGTATAGTTCAGATGGAGAACAGTAACAGAGAAGATTTTGCAAAAGCTGCTTTTCAGTTCTATATAACTCAGAAAAAGAGAATTCATATTAAAGAATCTATGAAAACGGGTTATAGAGAAATGGGTCAAATTAATCTGTCACTAGCTGAGTTAGGTATGACAGTTGAAGAAGTATCTTCTGATGATAAAAATGAAGGGAAGATTGCCCAAGGTGAGTACTAA
- a CDS encoding CBS domain-containing protein has translation MMDKTAKEIMTTDVIVAKQDDSIADVANMLIAEKIGGLPVVDSEDRVVGIISETDILKKEKYIEAPLYINLLQGLIFLDDLKKVEKDIKQVAAYKVGELMSKDIIKVHEDDKFDDVANIMIKKSINRVPVVDDDNKLKGIICRYDIIKALYNE, from the coding sequence ATGATGGATAAAACAGCAAAAGAAATAATGACAACAGATGTAATAGTAGCAAAACAAGATGATAGTATAGCAGATGTAGCCAATATGCTAATTGCAGAAAAAATAGGAGGTCTGCCAGTTGTAGATTCAGAGGATAGAGTTGTTGGAATAATTTCTGAAACAGATATTCTTAAAAAAGAAAAATATATAGAAGCACCTCTCTATATAAATCTATTACAAGGATTGATTTTCTTAGATGATTTAAAAAAAGTAGAAAAAGATATAAAGCAAGTAGCTGCATATAAGGTTGGAGAACTTATGTCTAAAGATATAATAAAGGTTCATGAAGATGATAAGTTTGATGATGTAGCTAATATAATGATTAAAAAATCAATAAATAGAGTTCCTGTAGTAGATGATGACAATAAACTTAAAGGTATAATTTGTAGATATGATATAATAAAAGCTTTATACAATGAATAA
- a CDS encoding 5-formyltetrahydrofolate cyclo-ligase gives MKKEFRKKVIESRKNKSAHFVLSNSNLITEKLLQMEDIRNATNVMLYLDFNNEVQTDNLIKKLLSLKKIVSSPITIKETHTLIPTQITDLKDGFRIGTYGIREPNEKSPTIDIKTLDVVIVPAVAYDIHCYRLGYGGGFYDRFLENLRKDAITIGIAFDFQIFDSIPKETHDAQLDYIVTETRIITPSN, from the coding sequence ATGAAAAAAGAATTTAGGAAAAAAGTTATTGAATCCAGAAAAAATAAAAGTGCGCACTTTGTACTTAGTAATTCAAATTTAATAACAGAAAAATTACTTCAAATGGAAGATATAAGAAATGCAACTAATGTAATGCTTTATTTAGATTTTAACAATGAAGTTCAAACAGATAATTTAATCAAAAAACTTTTGTCCCTAAAGAAAATAGTCTCAAGCCCTATCACAATAAAAGAAACTCATACATTAATCCCTACTCAAATAACAGATTTAAAAGATGGATTTAGGATTGGAACATATGGAATAAGAGAACCTAACGAAAAATCACCTACAATTGATATTAAGACCTTGGATGTTGTAATTGTACCAGCTGTAGCATATGATATACATTGCTATAGACTAGGATATGGTGGAGGATTTTATGATAGATTTTTAGAAAACTTAAGAAAAGATGCCATAACTATAGGAATAGCATTTGATTTCCAGATATTCGATTCTATTCCAAAAGAAACTCATGATGCCCAATTAGACTATATAGTTACTGAAACTAGAATTATCACTCCAAGTAATTAG
- the alr gene encoding alanine racemase — protein MQKITVPTWAEINLDNLRFNLNNIKNLLEEDIKVCGVIKADAYGHGAVEVAKLLEKEKVDYLAVARTAEGIELRQNGITLPILNLGYTPDEAFEDSIKNKITMTVYSLETAQKINEIAKSLEEKACVHVKIDSGMTRIGFQPNEESVQEIIKLNKLEYIDLEGMFTHFATADEVSKEYTYKQASNYKFMSDKLDEAGVKIAIKHVSNSAAIIDCPDLRLNMVRAGIILYGHYPSDDVFKDRLELRTAMKLKSKIGHIKQVEPGVGISYGLKYTTTGKETIVTVPIGYADGFTRIQKNPKVLIKGEVFDVVGRICMDQIMVRIDKDIDIKVGDEVILFGEGEVTAERIAKDLGTINYEVLCMISRRVDRVYMENNELVQINSYLLK, from the coding sequence ATGCAAAAAATAACAGTGCCTACATGGGCAGAGATAAATCTAGATAACTTAAGATTTAACTTAAATAATATTAAAAATTTATTAGAAGAAGATATTAAGGTTTGTGGAGTAATAAAAGCTGATGCATATGGGCATGGTGCAGTAGAAGTTGCAAAATTATTAGAAAAAGAAAAGGTAGATTATTTAGCAGTAGCAAGAACTGCTGAAGGAATTGAACTTAGACAAAATGGCATAACACTTCCTATTTTGAACTTGGGATATACTCCAGACGAAGCTTTCGAAGATTCTATAAAAAATAAAATAACTATGACAGTTTATTCTTTAGAAACAGCACAAAAGATAAACGAAATTGCAAAATCTTTAGAAGAAAAAGCCTGTGTTCATGTTAAAATAGACTCGGGGATGACTAGAATAGGTTTTCAACCTAATGAGGAGTCAGTACAGGAAATAATAAAATTAAATAAATTAGAATATATAGATTTAGAAGGTATGTTTACTCATTTTGCTACAGCTGATGAAGTAAGTAAAGAGTACACTTATAAACAAGCTAGTAATTATAAATTTATGTCTGATAAATTGGATGAGGCTGGTGTAAAAATAGCTATAAAACATGTATCAAACAGTGCAGCTATTATAGATTGCCCTGATTTAAGATTAAATATGGTAAGAGCAGGAATAATATTATATGGTCATTATCCATCTGATGATGTGTTTAAAGATAGGTTAGAATTAAGAACAGCCATGAAATTAAAATCAAAAATCGGACATATAAAACAAGTTGAACCAGGTGTAGGAATAAGTTATGGACTAAAATACACAACTACTGGTAAAGAAACAATAGTTACAGTTCCAATAGGATACGCAGATGGATTTACTAGAATTCAAAAAAATCCAAAGGTTCTTATTAAAGGAGAAGTGTTTGATGTAGTTGGTAGAATATGCATGGATCAAATAATGGTTAGAATTGACAAAGATATAGACATAAAAGTTGGAGATGAGGTTATACTATTTGGAGAAGGCGAAGTTACAGCTGAGCGTATAGCTAAAGACTTAGGAACTATAAACTATGAAGTGTTATGTATGATATCAAGAAGAGTTGACCGTGTTTATATGGAAAATAATGAGCTTGTACAAATAAACAGTTATTTGCTAAAATAA
- the atpG gene encoding ATP synthase F1 subunit gamma produces the protein MAGAGIKAIKTRMGTVESTKQITKAMELVASSKLRKAKEKAEDSREYFNTLYDTVKDIAQTTRGVRNEFLKEREVKNKCYIVVAGDRGLAGGYNSNILKESVSHMEGKKETVITVGKKAHEFFTKRNYNIVKDINSVEACGYEDAIEISQTVIDLYKKGEIDEVYIAYTKFKSALSQEVKILKLLPLVFEKDTDEQGNVIKEEKQNKSKVQYIPSAEAVLSYIVPQFISGTVYGGILESFASEQGARRTAMESATDNANEMLSNLELSYNRARQSAVTQEITEIVGGVEALK, from the coding sequence TTGGCAGGAGCTGGAATTAAAGCAATCAAAACACGTATGGGAACTGTTGAAAGTACAAAGCAAATAACTAAAGCGATGGAGCTAGTTGCATCTTCTAAGCTTAGAAAAGCAAAAGAAAAAGCTGAAGATTCAAGAGAATATTTTAATACTTTATACGATACAGTAAAAGATATTGCCCAAACAACACGTGGAGTTAGAAATGAATTTTTGAAAGAAAGAGAAGTAAAAAATAAGTGCTATATAGTAGTAGCTGGAGATAGAGGGCTTGCAGGTGGATACAATTCTAATATATTAAAGGAATCTGTATCTCATATGGAAGGTAAAAAGGAAACAGTTATTACTGTTGGAAAGAAAGCTCATGAATTCTTTACTAAAAGAAACTACAATATAGTAAAAGATATAAATAGTGTTGAAGCTTGTGGATACGAAGATGCGATAGAAATTTCACAAACTGTTATTGACTTGTATAAAAAAGGTGAAATAGATGAGGTTTATATTGCTTATACAAAATTTAAATCAGCTTTATCACAGGAAGTTAAAATTTTAAAATTGCTTCCATTAGTTTTTGAAAAAGATACGGATGAACAAGGAAATGTAATAAAAGAAGAAAAACAAAATAAATCAAAAGTACAATATATACCATCAGCAGAAGCAGTTTTAAGTTATATTGTACCTCAATTCATATCAGGTACAGTATATGGTGGAATTTTGGAATCTTTTGCATCAGAGCAAGGTGCTAGAAGAACTGCTATGGAATCAGCCACAGACAATGCGAATGAAATGCTATCTAATTTAGAGTTAAGTTATAACAGAGCAAGACAGTCAGCTGTAACTCAAGAGATAACAGAGATAGTTGGTGGAGTTGAAGCTCTAAAATAG
- the atpC gene encoding ATP synthase F1 subunit epsilon, giving the protein MASEFSLKVVTPNNTFYDGDVEMIVVRTTKGDKGVLKGHIPFVSGIPVGTLKIKKDGSFKEAKIAEGFVNVAQDKTVILTESAEWI; this is encoded by the coding sequence ATGGCCAGTGAATTTTCATTGAAAGTTGTAACTCCAAATAATACTTTTTATGATGGAGACGTTGAAATGATAGTAGTTAGAACTACAAAAGGAGACAAAGGGGTATTGAAAGGTCATATACCATTTGTTTCAGGTATACCTGTAGGAACTTTAAAGATAAAAAAAGATGGAAGCTTTAAAGAGGCGAAAATAGCAGAAGGATTCGTTAATGTGGCTCAAGATAAAACTGTCATATTGACAGAATCTGCTGAGTGGATTTAG
- the atpD gene encoding F0F1 ATP synthase subunit beta → MANVGKVVQIVGAVLDVKFDSEQSLPNLLNALVIKLGDKEIVAEVAQHIGDDTVRCIAMSATDGLVRGMEVVDTGGPISVPVGDETLGRIFNVLGKPVDGKPAPKSAPKLPIHRPAPAYDELETTAEILETGIKVVDLLAPYLKGGKIGLFGGAGVGKTVLIQELINNIAKQHGGISVFSGVGERTREGNDLYGEMSESGVINKTALVFGQMNEPPGARMRVALTGLTMAEHFRDEQGQDVLLFVDNIFRFTQAGSEVSALLGRMPSAVGYQPTLATEMGALQERITSTKKGSITSVQAVYVPADDLTDPAPATTFSHLDAKTVLSRQISSLGIYPAVDPLESTSRILDPSIVGKEHYEVARGVQSILQRYKELQDIIAILGMDELSDEDKLIVARARKIQRFLSQSFTVAEQFTGNPGQYVPVKETVRGFKEILEGKHDDLPESAFLFVGTIEDAVKKAKGSM, encoded by the coding sequence ATGGCAAATGTAGGTAAAGTAGTACAGATTGTAGGAGCTGTACTAGATGTTAAGTTTGATAGTGAACAAAGCCTACCTAACTTATTAAATGCGTTAGTAATAAAGTTAGGAGATAAAGAAATAGTTGCAGAAGTTGCTCAACATATAGGTGATGATACTGTAAGATGTATAGCTATGAGTGCAACAGATGGACTTGTAAGAGGTATGGAAGTTGTAGATACAGGAGGACCAATAAGTGTTCCTGTTGGAGATGAGACTTTAGGTAGAATATTCAATGTTCTTGGAAAACCAGTTGATGGAAAACCAGCTCCAAAATCTGCACCTAAATTACCTATACATAGACCAGCACCAGCATATGATGAACTAGAAACTACAGCTGAAATACTAGAAACTGGTATTAAGGTAGTTGACTTACTAGCACCATATCTAAAAGGTGGAAAAATAGGTCTATTTGGAGGAGCAGGAGTAGGAAAAACAGTTCTAATACAAGAACTTATAAACAATATTGCTAAGCAACATGGTGGTATTTCTGTATTCTCAGGAGTAGGAGAAAGAACAAGAGAGGGTAATGACCTTTATGGAGAGATGAGTGAATCTGGAGTTATAAACAAAACTGCTCTAGTATTTGGTCAGATGAACGAGCCACCTGGAGCGAGAATGAGAGTTGCTTTAACTGGACTTACAATGGCAGAGCATTTTAGAGATGAGCAAGGACAAGACGTTTTGCTTTTCGTTGATAATATATTCCGTTTCACACAAGCTGGTTCAGAAGTTTCAGCACTTCTAGGACGTATGCCATCAGCTGTTGGTTATCAACCAACATTAGCTACTGAAATGGGTGCACTTCAAGAGAGAATAACATCAACTAAGAAAGGTTCAATAACATCTGTTCAAGCGGTATATGTACCAGCAGATGACTTAACTGACCCAGCACCAGCTACAACATTCTCTCACTTAGATGCAAAAACAGTTTTATCAAGACAAATATCATCATTGGGTATATATCCGGCAGTTGACCCTCTTGAATCTACATCAAGAATTCTTGACCCTAGTATAGTAGGAAAAGAACATTATGAAGTAGCCAGAGGTGTACAGTCGATACTTCAAAGATATAAAGAACTTCAAGATATAATTGCTATACTTGGTATGGATGAACTATCTGATGAAGATAAGTTAATAGTTGCACGTGCTAGAAAAATACAAAGATTCTTATCTCAATCATTTACAGTTGCTGAGCAATTTACAGGAAATCCAGGTCAATATGTTCCTGTTAAAGAGACTGTAAGAGGATTTAAAGAAATTCTTGAAGGTAAACATGATGACTTACCAGAGTCAGCATTCTTATTTGTAGGAACAATAGAAGACGCTGTTAAAAAAGCGAAGGGAAGTATGTAA
- a CDS encoding transketolase: MRDHKGLNEIARIIRRDIVSMIHRAKSGHPGGSLSVVEILTALYFDEMNVDSSNSKMEDRDRFVLSKGHAAPALYATLAEKGYFDKEELNGLRKIGRMLQGHPDMKGTPGVEISTGSLGQGFSVACGMAMASKLDNAPWNVYTLLGDGEVQEGIVWEAAMSAAHYKLDNLIAFLDNNGLQIDGDIESVMNLGSIVDKFKAFGWNVIEIDGHDFDQIFAALDIAKSTVKKPTMIVAKTIKGKGISFMENQAGWHGTAPSDEELERALLELGGADNE; the protein is encoded by the coding sequence ATGAGAGACCATAAAGGATTAAATGAGATTGCGCGTATCATAAGAAGAGATATAGTCTCAATGATACATAGAGCCAAATCTGGACATCCAGGAGGGTCATTATCAGTAGTTGAAATACTTACTGCATTATACTTTGATGAAATGAATGTGGATTCTTCAAATTCTAAAATGGAAGATAGAGATAGATTTGTATTATCAAAAGGGCATGCTGCACCAGCATTGTATGCTACATTGGCTGAAAAAGGCTATTTTGATAAGGAAGAACTAAATGGTCTAAGGAAAATCGGTAGGATGTTACAAGGTCATCCAGATATGAAAGGCACGCCAGGTGTAGAGATATCAACAGGTTCTTTAGGTCAAGGTTTTTCAGTTGCGTGTGGTATGGCTATGGCATCAAAGCTGGATAATGCTCCATGGAATGTATATACTTTACTTGGTGATGGTGAAGTTCAAGAAGGAATTGTTTGGGAAGCTGCTATGAGTGCTGCACATTATAAGCTTGATAATTTAATTGCTTTTTTAGATAATAATGGACTTCAAATAGATGGAGATATAGAAAGTGTAATGAATTTAGGTTCAATAGTTGATAAATTTAAAGCTTTTGGTTGGAATGTAATTGAAATAGATGGACATGATTTTGACCAAATATTTGCTGCTCTTGATATAGCTAAATCAACAGTTAAAAAACCTACAATGATAGTTGCAAAGACTATAAAAGGTAAAGGAATATCTTTTATGGAAAATCAAGCAGGATGGCATGGGACAGCTCCAAGTGATGAGGAATTAGAAAGAGCCTTGCTTGAACTAGGAGGTGCTGATAATGAGTAA
- the atpF gene encoding F0F1 ATP synthase subunit B, with protein MEKALVGITWEFVFQIVNTFIIFLLLRKLLFKPVLNIIESRENDIKNDLAEGEKAKNEGLALKKEYESKINFAKDEGQEIIKQATIRAEQKSDDIVNTAKKDALDIKEKANKDIEQERQKVINEIKNDISNIALLAASKVIEKDLDKSKHEELIENFIKEVGEAK; from the coding sequence ATGGAGAAAGCACTAGTAGGTATAACATGGGAATTTGTGTTCCAGATTGTTAATACCTTTATAATATTTTTACTTCTGAGAAAGCTTTTATTCAAGCCAGTATTAAATATAATTGAATCAAGAGAAAATGATATTAAAAATGATTTGGCAGAAGGCGAAAAAGCAAAAAATGAAGGTTTAGCTCTGAAAAAAGAATATGAGTCAAAAATCAATTTTGCTAAAGATGAAGGTCAAGAAATAATAAAACAAGCAACTATAAGAGCAGAACAGAAATCAGATGATATAGTAAATACTGCAAAGAAAGATGCTCTTGATATAAAAGAAAAAGCAAACAAAGATATAGAACAAGAAAGACAAAAGGTTATAAATGAAATCAAAAATGATATATCTAACATAGCACTACTTGCAGCATCTAAAGTTATTGAAAAAGATTTAGATAAATCTAAACATGAGGAATTGATAGAAAACTTTATAAAAGAGGTAGGGGAAGCTAAATGA
- the atpE gene encoding ATP synthase F0 subunit C: METAIVAAASAIGAGIAVATGIGAGIGQGVAAGKAAEAVGNQPEAKGDITSTLLLGVAIAESSAIYGLVVSIILLFVNPFFKYLGM; the protein is encoded by the coding sequence ATGGAAACAGCAATAGTAGCGGCAGCATCAGCAATAGGAGCAGGAATAGCAGTTGCAACAGGTATAGGTGCAGGTATAGGTCAAGGTGTAGCAGCAGGTAAAGCTGCAGAAGCAGTAGGAAACCAACCAGAAGCTAAAGGAGATATAACTTCAACTTTATTACTAGGAGTTGCTATAGCAGAGTCTTCAGCAATATACGGTTTGGTTGTATCAATAATACTTCTATTCGTAAATCCATTCTTTAAATACTTAGGAATGTAG
- a CDS encoding transketolase family protein: MSKMATREAYGKALVKLGQINDNVVVLDADLSKSTKTHDFYKSFPDRFFNMGIAEQNLIGAACGLSTAGKIPFASTFAMFATGRAFEVIRNSVCYPKLNVKICATHAGLTVGEDGASHESVEDIAIMRAIPNMTVLVPADGVETEKMIFEVAKYNGPVYVRLGRSSVPVLFDENYKFEIGKGTVLRDGNDVSIIACGIMVNEALLAQEKLQEEGVSVKVINMSTIKPIDKDLILKVARETHAIVTVEEHSIIGGLGSAVSEIVGEFHPTIVKKVGIKDSFGESGTPNELLKKYELTCDDIVKAAKEAIIAKGM; encoded by the coding sequence ATGAGTAAAATGGCTACGAGAGAAGCATATGGTAAAGCGTTAGTAAAACTAGGTCAAATAAATGACAATGTTGTGGTGTTAGATGCAGACTTATCAAAATCTACAAAAACACATGATTTTTACAAATCATTTCCAGATAGATTTTTTAATATGGGTATAGCTGAACAAAATTTAATAGGTGCAGCCTGTGGATTATCAACTGCTGGTAAAATACCTTTTGCAAGTACTTTTGCTATGTTTGCTACAGGAAGAGCCTTTGAGGTTATAAGAAATTCAGTTTGTTATCCAAAACTAAATGTAAAAATCTGTGCTACTCATGCAGGTCTTACTGTTGGAGAAGACGGAGCATCTCATGAAAGTGTAGAGGATATCGCTATAATGAGAGCTATACCAAATATGACAGTTCTTGTTCCAGCTGATGGAGTTGAAACAGAAAAAATGATTTTTGAAGTAGCTAAGTATAATGGACCTGTTTATGTTAGACTAGGAAGAAGTTCAGTGCCAGTTTTATTTGATGAAAACTATAAGTTTGAAATAGGGAAAGGTACAGTTTTAAGAGATGGAAATGATGTATCAATTATAGCTTGTGGAATTATGGTAAATGAGGCTCTATTGGCACAAGAAAAGTTGCAAGAAGAAGGTGTAAGTGTTAAAGTTATAAATATGTCTACCATAAAACCTATAGATAAAGATTTAATATTAAAAGTAGCAAGAGAAACGCATGCTATTGTAACTGTAGAAGAACATAGCATAATTGGAGGATTAGGTTCTGCTGTAAGTGAGATAGTAGGAGAGTTTCATCCAACTATTGTAAAAAAAGTTGGAATTAAAGATTCGTTTGGAGAATCTGGTACTCCAAATGAATTGTTAAAAAAATATGAATTGACTTGTGATGACATAGTAAAGGCTGCTAAAGAAGCTATTATTGCCAAAGGAATGTAA